The proteins below come from a single Benincasa hispida cultivar B227 chromosome 4, ASM972705v1, whole genome shotgun sequence genomic window:
- the LOC120075845 gene encoding uncharacterized protein DDB_G0290685-like isoform X1, with amino-acid sequence MMILDSLDRTTMETETSSVHQRLLLRCARCISATLLGFVALAELLVSSQFLDSNKMDVIDASEEKRKSKSRQCQTTKPIDGEENENENNDSDNELGEDQDVLENGEEEEGKNAPTKDGANGGDGASNDNGDGGIENSGEGGDDEEDNDDGGSDENNEDNNEDNNEDDEDIDEEDAEEDHFEGDDDEETLPPPKKRKK; translated from the exons ATGATGATTCTAG ATTCTTTGGACCGTACAACAATGGAGACCGAAACTTCATCTGTTCATCAGCGTTTGCTGCTAAGGTGCGCCCGATGCATTTCGGCGACGCTGCTTGGCTTCGTGGCCTTGGCCGAGTTGCTTGTTTCGTCTCAG TTCCTGGATTCGAATAAGATGGATGTCATCGATGCATCTGAGGAGAAGAGGAAATCCAAATCTAGGCAATGTCAGACGACAAAGCCGATTGatggagaagaaaatgaaaatgagaatAATGACAGTGATAACGAACTTGGAGAAGATCAAGATGTGCTTGAAaacggagaagaagaagaaggtaaaAATGCTCCAACTAAAGATGGTGCTAATGGAGGGGATGGTGCTAGCAATGATAATGGCGACGGTGGAATTGAAAACAGTGGTGAGGGTGGTGATGACGAAGAAGATAATGATGATGGTGGGAGTGATGAGAACAATGAAGATAATAACGAAGATAATAATGAAGATGACGAAGACATAGACGAAGAAGATGCAGAGGAAGACCACTTTGAAGGAGACGACGATGAAGAAACCCTTCCCCCAccaaagaagagaaagaagtaA
- the LOC120075845 gene encoding uncharacterized protein DDB_G0290685-like isoform X2 codes for METETSSVHQRLLLRCARCISATLLGFVALAELLVSSQFLDSNKMDVIDASEEKRKSKSRQCQTTKPIDGEENENENNDSDNELGEDQDVLENGEEEEGKNAPTKDGANGGDGASNDNGDGGIENSGEGGDDEEDNDDGGSDENNEDNNEDNNEDDEDIDEEDAEEDHFEGDDDEETLPPPKKRKK; via the exons ATGGAGACCGAAACTTCATCTGTTCATCAGCGTTTGCTGCTAAGGTGCGCCCGATGCATTTCGGCGACGCTGCTTGGCTTCGTGGCCTTGGCCGAGTTGCTTGTTTCGTCTCAG TTCCTGGATTCGAATAAGATGGATGTCATCGATGCATCTGAGGAGAAGAGGAAATCCAAATCTAGGCAATGTCAGACGACAAAGCCGATTGatggagaagaaaatgaaaatgagaatAATGACAGTGATAACGAACTTGGAGAAGATCAAGATGTGCTTGAAaacggagaagaagaagaaggtaaaAATGCTCCAACTAAAGATGGTGCTAATGGAGGGGATGGTGCTAGCAATGATAATGGCGACGGTGGAATTGAAAACAGTGGTGAGGGTGGTGATGACGAAGAAGATAATGATGATGGTGGGAGTGATGAGAACAATGAAGATAATAACGAAGATAATAATGAAGATGACGAAGACATAGACGAAGAAGATGCAGAGGAAGACCACTTTGAAGGAGACGACGATGAAGAAACCCTTCCCCCAccaaagaagagaaagaagtaA
- the LOC120076698 gene encoding uncharacterized protein LOC120076698, whose translation MNRKFCNCAFCENSNQASFCTGCVNHRLNDYNSTLKSLRARRDMLYSRLSDVLVAKGKADDQLNWRVTRNEKLTRLREKLRRSREQLKQGKAEIEMTSFDLQLKYAMLESARSVLEKQRVEQLEKAYPDLISTKNLGLMAITSERLHKQSVVIKQICKLFPQRRVLVHGEKKVGPGEPFDQICNVSLPRRLDPHSVEPYELSASLGYMVQLLNLVVQYLAAPALHNSGFAGSCSRIWQRGSYWDTCPSSQSDEYPVFIPRQSYCSTSGENSWSDKSSSNFGVASLESEKKPHLSLLESRSFNYSSASPHSIESHKDLQKGIALLKKSVACVTAYGYNSLSLDIPSEASTFEAFAKLLATLSSSKEVRSVFNLKMASSRSPKHVQKLNKSAWNANSVSCSMLFESAHSQIMKTNYESNLPSSASSYLYATEFSDAGKNDSTIEGWDLVEHPTFPPPPSQAEDIEHWTRAMFIDATKQ comes from the exons ATGAATCGGAAATTCTGCAACTGCGCTTTCTGTGAGAATTCAAATCAAGCTTCCTTTTGCACCGGTTGCGTGAATCACAG ATTGAACGACTACAACTCTACGTTAAAATCATTGAGAGCTCGCCGAGATATGTTGTATTCGAGGTTGAGTGACGTGCTTGTGGCAAAG GGGAAGGCAGACGATCAATTAAACTGGAGAGTGACTCGGAATGAGAAACTTACGAGGTTAAGGGAGAAACTCCGACGCAGTAGAGAGCAACTCAAACAAG GAAAGGCAGAGATTGAGATGACATCCTTTGATCTCCAATTGAAATATGCGATGCTTGAATCAGCCCGTTCAGTG TTGGAAAAACAACGAGTCGAACAACTGGAGAAGGCATATCCTGATCTTATTAGCACCAAGAATCTGGGACTT ATGGCAATCACCTCTGAACGCCTTCACAAACAATCTGTGGTTATAAAACAAATATGCAAATTGTTTCCACAACGTCGG GTTTTAGTTCATGGAGAGAAAAAAGTGGGACCCGGTGAACCATTTGATCAAATCTGTAATGTGAGCTTACCAAGAAGACTGGATCCCCATTCTGTTGAACCGTATGAGCTTTCAGCTTCTCTAGG ATATATGGTGCAACTTCTAAATCTTGTTGTTCAATATTTGGCTGCACCTGCACTTCACAACTCGGGTTTTGCA GGCTCTTGTTCACGTATATGGCAAAGGGGTTCATATTGGGACACATGTCCATCTTCTCAAAG CGATGAGTATCCAGTTTTTATACCACGTCAAAGTTATTGTTCAACAAGTGGGGAAAATTCATGGTCTGATAAAAGCTCTAGTAACTTTGGTGTTGCTTCGTTGGAATCAGAGAAGAAACCACATTTAAGTTTACTTGAAAGTAGAAGCTTCAATTACTCCTCCGCTTCTCCACATTCTATAGAATCGCACAAGGATTTGCAGAAAGGGATTGCCCTCCTAAAGAAAAGTGTAGCGTGTGTCACCGCATATGGCTATAACTCCCTTTCTTTAGACATTCCGTCTGAAGCTTCCACTTTTGAAGCATTTGCTAAATTATTGGCTACTCTCTCTTCATCAAAGGAAGTGCGTTCTGTTTTTAACCTCAAAATGGCTTCTTCCAG GTCCCCGAAGCACGTTCAGAAACTGAATAAATCTGCATGGAATGCGAATTCCGTCTCATGCAGCATGCTGTTCGAGAGTGCACATTCACAAATAATG AAAACCAATTATGAGAGTAACCTTCCAAGTTCGGCTTCGAGTTATCTTTATGCCACTGAATTCTCTGATGCTGGAAAGAATGATTCCACCATTGAAGGATGGGACCTTGTAGAACATCCAACTTTTCCACCTCCACCTTCCCAAGCTGAAGACATCGAGCATTGGACTCGAGCAATGTTCATTGATGCCACCAAACAGTAA